TCCCGGTAGAGCCAGCCGGTGAACTCGGCCGCCCGCGCGCCCACGCCGAGCAGCGCGCCGCGGACGTCGCTGCGCACCGAGCGGGCACTCCGGTCGATCGCGCCGACCAGCCCGAGCGCCGCGGGCAGCGCCGCGCGGGGGCCCAGCGACCCGTCGTCCCGGGCCAGCGCGTCCAGGCGCTCGCGGAACTGGCCGACGACGTCCCCGTCGAAGTAGCGGCGGGCGTCGTCCAGGGCGGCGCTGATCTTGCTGAGGTCGTCCGTGCTGAGCGCGGGCAGCGAGGTCGGGATCTCGGGCTCGGGCGCGAACAGCTCGTCGGACATCAGATACGAGAACCGGTCGCGGGCCGGGCCGGACGCCTGGGCCAGCGCGGTGTCGAGCACCGCCTGCATGTCCGGCCGGGGACGGATGTCGGTGCCCGCCGACTCCCAGTTCGAGATCGTTCGGGCCGCGACGCCTAGCCGGTCGGCGAAGTCACGGATGGACAGGCGCAGCGCCTCACGCAGCGCACGCGCCTCACGTCCGGTCCAGTGCGTGACAGCAGTCATCCGGCCTCCGGGCGCGTCGACGTCAGACGGTGCCCGGATGCCGTGTTTTCAGCGGTGATGCAGCGTGGTTGCAGCGCAGTGACCTACCTGCTGCGTCCCCCGGGTATCAGGCTAGAGGTATCCGTTCCGTCGCGTTGTCCGGGAACTGCGGCGAAGGCTGCTCTCCGACTCCAGTTCGGAGGGTGGCCGCGGGCACAGCCCCTCTCCCGGCGGTGCGTGGGTTCGCGCGGCCCGGCTTACCCGGTCGCCGGCCCTGCGTCCTCCCTGCCGCCGGGAGAGGACCCCTCACCCCTTGGCGGAAGGAGCCCTCCGATGGCAGTCACGGACCCGGTAAGAACCAACTTCCGGCCACCGGGCTGGACGCGGAACGCGACCACCGAAGACGTGGACACTGCCCACCGGATCCTGCCGATGCACGCCCCGACCGAATCGTCGCGGGGATGTTGTGCCAGCGCACTGCACCTGATCAACGCACCGGCGTGGCCGTGCGAGCAATACCTCTGGGCCAAGGCCGTGATCGACGCGGCCGAGCGCCAGGAGATCTAGCGGGACGGGACCGTGACGTCCACCGCGGACTCGGAGATCGTCAGCAGGCCGCCGGCCGCGCGGATCCGCAGGGCCATCGCGCTGGAGTCGGTGCCGGCCAGGTCGGCGCCGTCGATCCGGAGCCGCAGGACCCCGTCGGACAGGGTGCCGACCACCTCGACGCCGCCACGTCGGTGGTTCGCGAACACCCAGCAGGCCGCGTAGTAGGCCAGCGTCTCGGCGTCCGGGGCGAGACGCTCCGGCGGCACGGTGATCAGGGCCGGGACGCCGTACCGGCTCGCGGCCGCGTCCAGCGCCGGGCCGAGCCCGGACTCGGTGAGCGTCATCGAGTGGATGCCGTGGGCCAGCTCGCGGAGCTCGCGCAGGGCCAGCCCGAGCTGCGCCTGGGCGTCGGCGAGGACGCGGCCGGCCCGCTCGTCGGTCTCGTGGCTGCGGGCGACGCCGAGCCGGACCGTCAGCGCGGAGAGCCTGGTCTGGGCGCTGTCGTGCAGGAGCTGTTCGAGCTCGCGCCGCTCGGCCCACCCGGCCTGGAGCGCCCTGGCCTGGGTGCGGTGTGCGTTCGACACCGCGTGCAGGCGAGCGGCGGCCAGCGCCGGAGTGATGAGGTCGAGTACCGCGAGCACCCGTCTTCGGGCCGTGACCGACAACACCGCCAGGTCGGGGACGGCCACTCCTTCGGGTTCGGGTACCTCGTGCCCGTCGGCGTCCAGATGGACACCGACGCCGGGGGACCAGTACGCGATCTCGAGCGCGGGGTCGGCCAGCGCCTGACGCAGCGCCGCGCGCAGCGCGTCGCCGGTGATCGGCCGGGGCAGCTCGGCGACCCGCTGGACGACCCGGAGCTGGAAGATCCGCGACCGGAGCGTCGCCGCCACCACCGCGGTGGCCAGCACGAGCAGAGCCGCCACGACGGAGATCGGGAGCAGAGGGACGGCGAGCACCGGGGCCCACCGGGCCGCCCCCCGCACCGCCGTCACGTAGAGCCCGACCGCGACCGCGAGCGCGATCCAGAACGCGATCTCCCCGAGTCGCTCGACGCGTGCGGTACCCCACGCTCCGGGCCGCCCCAGCGGCCACAGCAGACCACATGCCCACCAGGCCGCGGGCAGCGCGAGACCGGGCCGGAACCCGTTCAACACCCCGGCGACGAGCGCGAACGCCACCGCGACGACCACCGGCCCCAGCTCGGGCGGGCGCTGCGCCTCGACGGCCTCCAGTCCGACGACGACGACCCCCAACGCGGCGGTGACGAGGATTCGCGAGCGGCCTACCAGTTGCACCCTCCCAGGGAACGATGTCCCGAAGCTCCCGGCCAGGGTGCGGGCACCCAATAAGTCAGGGGGCCAGCGCGTGGATGATGTCGGCCGCGGGGGCGTCCTGGGCGGAGGCGTGGCCGGTGCCGGCCCAGAGCGCCATCCGGTCGGTGTCACCGGCCTTCGCGGCGGCCGCCCGCAGCGGGCGGGTCAGGTTGTGGACCTGCGGGTACGCCTCGATCGCGTCGCTCTCGTGGGCCCGGATGAACTCGTTGACCAGCCCGCGGGCCCGGCGGCCGGTGAAGGCGCGGGTGATCGTCGTTTCTCCCTTGACCAGGGCGTCCTTGTGGGCCGGGGACGCGCCGGACTCGGGGCTTCTGAGCAGCGCGGTGCCGACCTGGGCGTACCAGGCGCCGGCCCGGAGGACGGCGTTCACGGCGTCCCGGTCGGCGAGGCCGCCGGCGGCCACCAGCGGGAGGTCGGTGACGGTCTTCACGGCGTCCAGGAGCTCCCGCAGCGGCACCGGTTCGGCGTCCGGCGTCCAGGACCCGCGGTGGGCTCCGGCCTCGGCGCCCTGCAGCAGCAGCGCGTCCGCTCCGGCGGCCGCGGCCGCGCGGGCCTCGTCGAGCGTGGTGACGGTCACCGCGACGGCCGAGCCGGCGTTCCGCAGCGCGGCGACCGCGCCGGCCGGGCACCCGAACGTCAGGCCGACGACCGGCAGCGGGTCGGTGAGCAGCAGCTCGAGCTTCCCGGCCCAGTCGTCGTCGTCCCAGCGCGGGGTGCCGAGTTCGACGCCGAGCTTTTCGGCGTCCGGGGCGAGCGTGGCCGCGTAGGCGTCGGTCCGGGCGTCGGTGTCCCGCCAGGGGACGAACAGGTTCACGCCGAACGGCCGGGACGTCCGGTCGCGGACCGCCGCGATCTGGTCCCGCAGCTGCCCGGCGCTGAGGTACCCGGCCGCGACGAACCCCAGCGCCCCGGCCCCGGCCACGGCCGCGACCAGGTCGGGAGTGGTGGCGCCGCCGGCCATCGGCGACTGGACGATCGGCAGGTCGAGCGGGGGCAGCGCAGGCACGTCCCCAAGCTTTCCACACCTGTGGATAGAACCTGTGTACGAAGAATTCAGCCTTCGGGGCGGCCGAGCGACGACGGGGTGGCGCAGTGGGCGTTGCCGCCGGTCATGTCGTCGCGGAGAAGCGCGAGTAGCCGGGTCAGCTCGGCCCGGTCACCGGCGGTGAGAACGCCGAACAGCTCGTCCTCGACCGCCCGCTGGGCGTCGCCGGCCTCGCGCAGTCGCTCGCGGCCGGCCTCGGTCAGCAGAACGACGTGCCGACGCCGATCGGCCGCGTCCCGCTGACGGCTGACCAGGCCGTCGGCCTCCAGCGGGTTGAGCTGGGTGACGAGCATGCTCGCCGCGGTCTGGGTGCGGGCGGCCAGGTCGGTCTGCCCCAGCGGCCCATGGTCGTGGAGCAGCCCGAGGATGTGGAACTGCTGCGGGGTGAGCCCGTGAGCGATGTGCGCCTCGCGCAGACGGCGATTCGCCTCTCGTCCGAGAAGGGCGAACATCAGCCCCGGCCGGTCGCGCTGGATGAAGGACACCACTGCACCTTACCGAGTTCAATCATGTAGGTTCATAAACGATTCTGGAACATGCATGGTTGAGGGAGCATCGTGAGTTTAGGACTCGAGGGAGCGCGGGCGGTCGTCACCGGCGGGACGCGGGGCATGGGCGCGGCCACCGTGCGGCGCCTGGTCGACGAGGGAGCGCGGGTGGTCGCGATCGCCCGGAACGCCGCTCCGGTGCCGGCCGGGGTGCACCTGGTG
This is a stretch of genomic DNA from Cryptosporangium phraense. It encodes these proteins:
- a CDS encoding MarR family winged helix-turn-helix transcriptional regulator, which produces MSFIQRDRPGLMFALLGREANRRLREAHIAHGLTPQQFHILGLLHDHGPLGQTDLAARTQTAASMLVTQLNPLEADGLVSRQRDAADRRRHVVLLTEAGRERLREAGDAQRAVEDELFGVLTAGDRAELTRLLALLRDDMTGGNAHCATPSSLGRPEG
- a CDS encoding histidine kinase, whose product is MQLVGRSRILVTAALGVVVVGLEAVEAQRPPELGPVVVAVAFALVAGVLNGFRPGLALPAAWWACGLLWPLGRPGAWGTARVERLGEIAFWIALAVAVGLYVTAVRGAARWAPVLAVPLLPISVVAALLVLATAVVAATLRSRIFQLRVVQRVAELPRPITGDALRAALRQALADPALEIAYWSPGVGVHLDADGHEVPEPEGVAVPDLAVLSVTARRRVLAVLDLITPALAAARLHAVSNAHRTQARALQAGWAERRELEQLLHDSAQTRLSALTVRLGVARSHETDERAGRVLADAQAQLGLALRELRELAHGIHSMTLTESGLGPALDAAASRYGVPALITVPPERLAPDAETLAYYAACWVFANHRRGGVEVVGTLSDGVLRLRIDGADLAGTDSSAMALRIRAAGGLLTISESAVDVTVPSR
- a CDS encoding nitronate monooxygenase, translated to MPALPPLDLPIVQSPMAGGATTPDLVAAVAGAGALGFVAAGYLSAGQLRDQIAAVRDRTSRPFGVNLFVPWRDTDARTDAYAATLAPDAEKLGVELGTPRWDDDDWAGKLELLLTDPLPVVGLTFGCPAGAVAALRNAGSAVAVTVTTLDEARAAAAAGADALLLQGAEAGAHRGSWTPDAEPVPLRELLDAVKTVTDLPLVAAGGLADRDAVNAVLRAGAWYAQVGTALLRSPESGASPAHKDALVKGETTITRAFTGRRARGLVNEFIRAHESDAIEAYPQVHNLTRPLRAAAAKAGDTDRMALWAGTGHASAQDAPAADIIHALAP